DNA sequence from the Pseudoliparis swirei isolate HS2019 ecotype Mariana Trench chromosome 6, NWPU_hadal_v1, whole genome shotgun sequence genome:
CCACCCTGACTGACAAAATTGTAGACTTTTAACATTGAGGTATGTTGCTTAGTGCAGAACAAACCCAAATAACATTGTGATTCAGTGGTTCAACTGTCAGTACTGATATAAGAGTGCATACTTAAAAAggtaacttttatttttttaaccagaCAAAACAGAATAACTAAACATGTCAATTAAACAAAGATTCTTGCTGTTGTGTAATCTATAATTGgccacacaataaaacatcagtTCCATTTTTAATAAGTTTTTCTCAGTCGAGGTAACAAACACAAGTACACGGAATATACAAGCAGTGACCTGTTGCTGGTGTACGGTGATGGGGAGATGACTTCATAACGTGTTGCTGCCTTTTCTGAACTGGAAAAATGCTGCAAATTAATATGACAACCAAATCATTGTTTCTCCTCTGAATAGCTTTCCTTTATTTTCTGTGTTGAGGTGTTCAGACACAATTATGTGAAGAAAATCCAATGTGTTCACTTGTCTTTTCCTACATTAGTGACACAATAACATAAAGAGATTCATATACGTAGGAGTGTGTTAACAAAGACCACAGACAGGGGAGTGAAACTGACTGATCAATTATGGAAGATTCATTGATTTTGAGCATAACACCAACTCCTTCAGAACGATTCATTCTACTCAGGACAAATATAAAATGAGACATAAACACAGAATACAGCTTGTAAAAGCAGACTTTTAATTGGGTGTTTAATCTCTCGACCCCAGATAATCTTGGAGAACTCCATGTAAAATCTTAAGCACTGTCTTGGAACACGTATACAGCAGGTAGGTTACCTGCGATCTTCATTAGGTACAGAAAAATAAACCCCGCTGTCCATTGGTTACCAGGAGCGTTTGTGCATTCACAAGTCAGATGTTTATCATGTGCAGCTTCTCTCTATAGCCTAAAACTAACATTAACAAATCTAAAAAAGGCAAACTGGAAGTATGAAAATTGTTGGGTTTTTCTTTAATGGGATGACTGCGTGAAAAGTACAGTACATTATAAAGACAAAAGGGAAGAACAGTAATGAAAAGATGCTTAAAATGATCAGTTATAAGAATACTCCATTTCCTCCACAATTATATTATTTCACATTAACTACCATCTTTTCAATTCAACAGAGTtccttgaagaaaaaaatgaacaaaaacaaaaaggtgacTGATGCAGGCTCCAGGACATTTCTGTTCTCGAAGTAGCTGAAATGTTCAAAACACTTCTGGCACTTGTAGCCTGCAAGtctaacagtgtgtgtgtgtgtgtgtgtgtgtgtgtgtaggtgtgtgtgtaggtgtgtgtgtgtgtgtgtattatttttttagtgTCGGGGGCCACTCGGTCGTGGGAGAAGGGCACCTGATGAAAGGAAGAcaggagaaggaaaacaaaaaaatcagttACACAGTAAGGTTAAACAGTTTGGGGTTTtagttcagtttttcttttcacaCGCTGGATTGCAATCCTGAGACAACAAGTAACTTATATACATCTTattaaaaaaggacaaatgaTCTATATCAAGACAACGGTGACGTAAATAAAGTAGAAGTGACCCACCTGGAGAAGCGAGAAGTGGAGGGCGGCAACTCTTTAGAGAAGGCGGGCCTCCTCTATTTAGGAGAGGGCCCCTGGGGCCTGGATGGTATAGAGGAAGGTGATGGAGTAAGGGCCCACGGGACATGGAGGGACCACCGTAGGGGTTGTGTAAGGACTGGGGGCCTCGAGAAGATGAGGCCCCTAACGATGGACCAGGAGGCCGATGCAAGGACAGTAGAGGCGGAGGTTTGGTTTTGGGATAGGAGCCTTAAAAATTAGACGGAAGAAACGTTGGAGTGAAATCACAAGAGACCATGAATGGAAGTACCACATCTACATTGTAGATGCTGCTGATGAAATTATGAGAATGTATGTGTGCACGCATGTTATTCATGTAAATGAGACAGATACATTACATTAGAAACATCTCATGACAATGCAATCCAAAATAAACATGAAGACATCTCAAGACTTCAATTTGCCCATCAAGTCCTTTTCAAATTTTGGGGATTTATGGTTCCGACACCCTTGAATTtttcagggaaaaaaagagcaaGTGGTCAACTGACCTGGtgaagacaggagaggagcCGGCTGGAGGGGGTGGTCCATCAAGGACCCACCGGCTCCGCCTCCAGACTGGGGTTGAGGGGGCCCGGGTGGCGTGGGGAGCAGAGGAGGTGGTTTCCCCAATCCTGGAGGTAACATgttccctctctgtccctcggTGTTGGATGCTGGAGACAGAAAAGTCCAAAATTAAAGAGCACACGACAAAGTACGAGTCTAAAACAACGAACAGGTAAGAAGTTAAAGGTGCAGCCAGTAAGACAATGACACGGCACCGGTCCCAGCTCTCCAAGGTACCTCGTGTGTGATCCTGCCGGGAACGGACATATTCCGAGATGCTTTCCATCTCCTCCGGGTAGAGATGCACCCCGTCGGCTAACAGCAAGAGGAGCTGACGGGTTTCGGAGGGAACCGCGTGGCGCTCGATCTTTTCCCGTTCCAGGAAGTCATCCAGCAGTTGCGACGCCTTGGCCGCACTGTCTGCGGGGTCCTTCAGCGGGCGCTCTTTGACGCGTCTGCGACTGTACTCGGTCGCAACAAAATCCATGGCCTGGTCTTTGGGCATGTTTCGATGGactggggggacgggggggaaTTGTAACATTAATGGTGAAGGGGTCAGGGGACTGAAGGAGAAGACAGAGGCAAagtaagaaaaacaaaaccGTAGAAATGGCAGTAAAATCAATTGCTCTCATACTGAGGCTGACCCGAATGCTTCGAAGCTTCGACCGTTGCCATGGTAATGGGTGTCCAAATCAGTATTAGATGcatctgttttatttttattacaaaGCCTATGCATTAACACAAAGAGCACATGAATAAGGAATATTAATTCCAGATTCATTATGCATCAacatgaattattatttttattcttttgaaTTTTCCTCAAATGGGTATCACTGTTTATTGTGTATAGAGTGagtgtggcagtgtgtgtgtgtgtgtctatcaacAGACAAACATTCTGTTAGCCAGGCTGATGTGTTGGCATAGACGATGGTCTATCTACAGATAGATCCACGGCACATCCTTGAAGTCTGTTTTTTTGTCGTCATCTCACCTTAAACAACAATAGCAAAGTAAAGGACAATTTAAGTAAATAATGGTCGCCGGTTTGTCGTTATCCCACTGCCGCTTTGATGCACCCGTCGAAGCTTCAAATATCATCATTCATTCCTCACTGATGCTTTGAAACTCCAGACATGGTATTTGGGACAACTCTAGTTCATACTGGACACATACTGGCATCTATTTAGTTTGAATGCCATAGGGACAGCACATTCAACGGATCACTTTTTGGTAGGAAGCACTTTTAAGCTGGTATTCTTGAATTCATGTTGTGGTTTGTTGGGGAAGAGGGGCGTTGAGGAGCGTTGAGGGTCATGCGATTTGTGTTGAGATGATCAGTAACTTTATTTATGTCTTCCATTTTGTTCCTGGACATCAAATACTTGCTTTGTCCACCTTTATTATGTTTTCTTTATCATGCATTCAGGCATGCAAC
Encoded proteins:
- the si:ch211-216l23.2 gene encoding lysine-specific demethylase 6B isoform X2, giving the protein MSSWAKSSAAARRPTANMNPNGSGQQLRMFRRGAPYPNRDERTEEPKDVLESYEELEQNYSGSVKYEGYKHQPNAKLDGCTPADRRKALYQKFYRQVQEERKLPDCVVLSVTNRCLPLTPSPLMLQFPPVPPVHRNMPKDQAMDFVATEYSRRRVKERPLKDPADSAAKASQLLDDFLEREKIERHAVPSETRQLLLLLADGVHLYPEEMESISEYVRSRQDHTRASNTEGQRGNMLPPGLGKPPPLLPTPPGPPQPQSGGGAGGSLMDHPLQPAPLLSSPGSYPKTKPPPLLSLHRPPGPSLGASSSRGPQSLHNPYGGPSMSRGPLLHHLPLYHPGPRGPLLNRGGPPSLKSCRPPLLASPGALLPRPSGPRH
- the si:ch211-216l23.2 gene encoding nuclear receptor coactivator 5 isoform X1, which gives rise to MSSWAKSSAAARRPTANMNPNGSGQQLRMFRRGAPYPNRDERTEEPKDVLESYEELEQNYSGSVKYEGYKHQPNAKLDGCTPADRRKALYQKFYRQVQEERKLPDCVVLSVTNRCLDYPKSLSQCLQERGLSVEMLYLEAESGLTRALQDVRADGSPLCILVEQTNVVLSSCTVIIFSESLKIHRNMPKDQAMDFVATEYSRRRVKERPLKDPADSAAKASQLLDDFLEREKIERHAVPSETRQLLLLLADGVHLYPEEMESISEYVRSRQDHTRASNTEGQRGNMLPPGLGKPPPLLPTPPGPPQPQSGGGAGGSLMDHPLQPAPLLSSPGSYPKTKPPPLLSLHRPPGPSLGASSSRGPQSLHNPYGGPSMSRGPLLHHLPLYHPGPRGPLLNRGGPPSLKSCRPPLLASPGALLPRPSGPRH